In the genome of Coregonus clupeaformis isolate EN_2021a chromosome 1, ASM2061545v1, whole genome shotgun sequence, one region contains:
- the LOC121584984 gene encoding abl interactor 1, with protein sequence MTAQNKCSELATQILKEAPTSRKALIDNYNNLHKVADYCENNYLGLQDVDTWRGLEETKALTTQALASVAYQINSLATSVLRLLDTQAMQLKDMENSLNLLSLAVAIHQEKVSRREMGVFTIVTKLACTKLMSPPKAGREPEGCYIRRSISFTELDTLGHSFNLNELQPRKRTGTTESVRSTRSCGPVACPVAPDTQPGEPSSASVNKDLYRSNLGINVALPSVPTVPASSNLTQDCPPPPPGSTFDSNISPPPPPPPGSMGTGPPPPPPPTPSMTSSYNLPPPTPNASPNVPSPPPPPPPPPSSSNSLLPPPPPGSMGNAPPPPPPPPSSSNSFPPPPPPPPPPGSMGLHDNMAQQ encoded by the exons ATGACAGCGCAAAATAAGTGTTCTGAACTTGCTACGCAAATATTAAAAGAGGCTCCCACGTCGAGAAAAGCTCTTATTGACAACTACAACAACCTTCACAAAGTGGCCGATTACTGTGAAAATAATTATTTAGGCCTACAG GATGTGGACACATGGAGGGGTTTGGAGGAGACCAAGGCTTTGACCACTCAGGCTTTGGCCAGTGTGGCCTACCAGATCAACAGCCTAGCCACTTCTGTCCTGAGACTGCTGGACACCCAGGCCATGCAGCTGAAAGACATGGAGAACTCCCTCAACCTCCTCTCTCTG GCTGTAGCTATCCATCAGGAGAAGGTGTCTCGGAGAGAGATGGGAGTTTTCACCATAGTAACGAAGTTGGCTTGCACCAAATTAATGAGCCCTCCCAAAGCTGGCCGGGAGCCGGAGGGTTGCTACATCAGAAGATCGATATCCTTCACCGAACTGGACACACTGGGCCACAGCTTTAAT CTCAATGAGTTGCAGCCTCGGAAAAGAACGGGGACCACAGAGAGCGTGCGGAGTACAAGGAGCTGTGGCCCTGTGGCTTGTCCTGTTGCTCCTGATACCCAGCCTGGGGAACCCTCCTCAGCCAGCGTCAATAAGGATCTCTATAG GTCCAATCTTGGCATTAATGTGGCCCTACCATCAGTGCCCACCGTGCCAGCCTCCTCAAACCTCACCCAAGACTGCCCACCACCCCCTCCTGGATCCACGTTTGACTCCAacatctcacctcctcctcctccaccacctggCTCCATGGGCACTggtcctcctccacctcctcctcctacaCCCTCCATGACCTCATCGTATAACCTCCCTCCTCCTACACCGAATGCATCCCCTAATGTTCCCTCTCCGccaccccctcctccacctcctcccagctCATCAAATAGCTTactccctccacctccacctggttCAATGGGTAatgctccacctcctcctccacctcctcccagctCATCAAATagcttcccccctcctcctcctccacctcctccacctggTTCAATGG GATTACATGATAACATGGCACAGCAATGA